One stretch of Aquimarina sp. Aq107 DNA includes these proteins:
- a CDS encoding ABC transporter permease, which produces MIRNYFKIAWRNIQKQRVFSLINVIGLTIGLSVSFIIGLMVYYDYSFDKFHPDGDQIYRIVTDFHSPEGTFYNSGVTVALEDVIKDNSNFEIVSGFYIERPASVQNKEQNIKLKWPKHVIFTDSDYFDLFRYNFIAGNQSTALSNPNNVVLTEERAANYFPDLLPNEVIGKTLVYNDSLNITVTAVVASFKERTDFIFQEFISGPTLLKTRLRGNFLDKNWNSTDSNSQLFVKVNQQADFQKIQEEFNALADEHLDEYSRSHGQSKEFKLQSLNDIHFNKNYGIYDWQQGQASKPLLRNLALVALFLLLLGCINFINLNTAQATRRAKEIGIRKTLGSSRKQLISQFLGETFLLVLFSTILSLILSKWLLNLFSDFIAEDLEFQLFSNPIIIIGIIILVVIITILSGFYPALVLSKFNTITVLKNNIAVGERKNGLRKFLTVFQFTIAQVFIIGTLLVGKQINFLLNQDMGFKTDAVVSVYSPRGERQLDKKKQYLQKLQSIPQIKQLSLGGTPPASLSSNTTTTTYKTEEREVQSDLQFIFGDTDYLKLFELELLAGRTYRNDTIKEIVINEAARKIYGFKTPEDAIGKRIDFGDYTVPIAGVMADFYQRSLKSEIRPMALRGDWDRDVFSRFQAVHIAFQNTNPDDLQSTLSKIESAYGDVYTDKEDYRIDFMDETVAKFYKREQKVSKLLNWATGLSILISCLGLLGLVIYTTNKRVKEIGVRKVLGASLLQINTLLCKEFLILVGIAFIVATPIAWYGIHNWLQDFAYRTNISFWTFLVSGCLMMLFALLVIGIKTFQAANANPVNSLRTE; this is translated from the coding sequence ATGATAAGGAATTATTTTAAAATAGCTTGGAGAAATATACAGAAGCAAAGAGTATTTTCTTTGATCAATGTAATTGGTCTTACTATAGGTTTAAGCGTATCATTCATTATTGGTCTAATGGTATATTATGATTATAGTTTTGATAAATTTCATCCCGATGGCGACCAGATCTATAGAATCGTTACAGATTTTCACAGTCCAGAAGGAACATTCTACAACTCGGGAGTCACGGTAGCCTTAGAAGATGTTATAAAAGATAATTCGAATTTTGAAATAGTAAGTGGTTTCTATATTGAAAGGCCAGCGAGTGTTCAAAATAAAGAACAAAACATCAAGTTAAAATGGCCTAAACATGTGATTTTTACTGACTCAGATTATTTCGATCTTTTTCGGTATAACTTTATTGCAGGAAATCAATCAACTGCTTTATCAAACCCTAATAATGTTGTATTAACAGAAGAAAGAGCTGCCAATTATTTCCCTGATTTATTACCGAATGAAGTCATAGGAAAAACATTAGTTTACAACGATTCATTAAATATTACAGTAACAGCGGTTGTAGCATCTTTTAAAGAACGAACGGATTTTATTTTTCAAGAATTTATCTCTGGCCCAACACTTCTTAAAACAAGATTAAGAGGAAATTTCTTAGACAAGAATTGGAATTCTACTGATTCTAATTCGCAGTTATTTGTTAAGGTAAATCAACAAGCAGACTTCCAAAAAATACAGGAAGAGTTTAATGCTTTGGCTGATGAACATTTAGATGAATACTCTCGTAGCCACGGACAATCTAAAGAGTTTAAATTACAAAGTCTAAATGATATTCATTTTAATAAAAACTATGGTATTTACGATTGGCAACAAGGGCAAGCAAGCAAACCTTTATTAAGAAATCTAGCGCTTGTCGCATTGTTTCTATTATTACTTGGATGTATTAATTTTATAAACCTTAATACCGCCCAGGCTACAAGGCGTGCTAAAGAAATTGGAATCAGAAAAACATTAGGTAGTTCTAGAAAACAACTAATTAGTCAATTCCTAGGAGAAACATTTTTATTGGTCTTGTTTTCTACTATACTATCATTAATATTATCAAAATGGTTACTTAATCTTTTTTCTGATTTCATAGCCGAAGACCTAGAATTTCAATTATTCAGCAATCCAATAATTATCATTGGCATCATAATACTTGTAGTAATAATCACCATATTATCTGGATTTTACCCTGCACTAGTGCTATCAAAATTCAATACTATTACGGTCCTGAAAAATAATATCGCGGTCGGAGAAAGAAAAAATGGGCTTAGAAAGTTTCTTACCGTTTTTCAATTTACAATTGCTCAAGTTTTTATAATAGGAACTCTATTAGTAGGAAAACAAATTAATTTTTTGCTTAATCAAGATATGGGGTTTAAAACAGATGCCGTTGTATCAGTCTATAGTCCTAGAGGAGAACGACAACTCGATAAGAAGAAACAATACTTACAAAAGTTACAAAGTATTCCACAAATTAAACAATTAAGTTTAGGAGGCACCCCACCAGCTTCTTTATCTTCTAACACTACAACTACTACTTATAAAACTGAAGAAAGAGAAGTTCAATCAGATTTACAATTCATTTTTGGGGACACTGATTATTTAAAACTTTTTGAATTAGAATTATTAGCCGGTAGAACATATAGAAATGATACTATAAAAGAAATCGTTATTAATGAAGCAGCAAGAAAAATCTATGGATTTAAAACACCAGAAGATGCTATCGGCAAAAGAATAGACTTCGGAGATTATACGGTTCCTATTGCTGGTGTTATGGCTGATTTCTATCAACGTTCATTAAAATCAGAGATTCGTCCAATGGCATTAAGAGGTGATTGGGACAGAGATGTTTTTAGTCGGTTCCAAGCAGTACATATCGCTTTTCAAAACACTAATCCCGACGATTTGCAATCTACATTATCCAAAATAGAATCTGCATATGGGGATGTATACACAGATAAAGAAGACTATCGTATCGATTTTATGGATGAAACCGTAGCTAAGTTTTATAAAAGAGAACAAAAAGTTTCAAAATTATTGAACTGGGCAACAGGTTTATCAATTCTAATTAGTTGTTTAGGACTTCTTGGATTAGTCATCTACACTACCAATAAAAGGGTTAAAGAAATAGGTGTTCGCAAAGTTTTAGGAGCTTCATTATTACAGATAAATACATTGCTATGTAAAGAGTTTTTAATTTTAGTAGGAATCGCATTTATAGTAGCAACACCGATT